In Humulus lupulus chromosome 6, drHumLupu1.1, whole genome shotgun sequence, a single genomic region encodes these proteins:
- the LOC133784636 gene encoding receptor-like protein EIX1 — protein sequence MALYNSVKHITSTILIILINIFLVEATFTNVTSTKKKSSSLCVENEKKALLSFKHDLVDPLNMLASWVANGDDCCKWTGIVCDNTTGHVEQLLLANHLYDQNGALSGKVNPSLLNLSYLTHLDPSYNNFGGTQIPSFFGSLTSLKYLNLTQAGFEGKIPHQLGNLSSLSYLILQSNYEDVYNPGDLYVDNLHWLSSLSLVEYLEMKANFSAATDWLLSINKLPSLLELHLSLCELRNIHPISHVNFSSLEVLDISENDFQSSLIPNWIFNLTGLVHLDLGRSYCQGSLPNCSKSLPSLKYVDLSQSNLNSLPDWFFNLKNMVHLTLSDNAFDASIMCHFHNMTFLKDLDLSGNYFSSTTPSCVYSYHSLEYLSLRFNDLHGDISSAIENLTSLANLDLSHNALEGKIPVSMGNLCNLQIIWLNNNKLKGEISEVLESSFGCDPKRLTVLNLDENFFSGELREDIIEKFQNLRVLCLKGNMLSGPIPASIGKLSALGYLSIGGNQFNGSLPESIGSLSSLNTLHIFDNLLEGNVSEIHFVNLTKLIEFYASGNSLMLSVKPDWIPPFRISTLDLRYWSLGPQFPRWLKSQNNFRHMDLSQTGISDPIPAWFWNLSTSFSYLNLSHNQINGRVPDMHFNSIIPSMIYLSSNKFEGPLPQISSFVAELDLSRNNLSGDW from the coding sequence ATGGCTTTGTACAATTCAGTTAAACATATCACAAGCACTATTCTGATTATTCTCATTAATATCTTCCTTGTTGAAGCAACTTTCACTAATGTCACCTCTaccaaaaaaaaatctagttcACTCTGTGTCGAAAATGAGAAGAAAGCACTTTTGAGTTTCAAGCATGACCTCGTCGATCCCTTGAACATGCTGGCTTCTTGGGTTGCCAATGGAGATGACTGCTGCAAATGGACTGGGATAGTTTGTGACAACACCACAGGCCATGTCGAACAACTTCTCCTTGCTAATCATCTTTATGATCAAAATGGTGCACTAAGTGGCAAGGTAAATCCTTCCTTACTCAATCTGTCATATCTAACTCACTTAGACCCGAGCTACAATAACTTTGGGGGGACTCAAATTCCTAGTTTCTTTGGTTCTTTGACGAGTTTAAAATATTTGAACCTCACCCAAGCAGGATTTGAGGGAAAAATCCCCCACCAACTTGGAAATCTGTCAAGTTTGAGTTATCTTATTCTTCAAAGTAATTATGAAGATGTTTATAATCCTGGAGATCTATATGTTGATAACCTTCATTGGCTCTCTAGTCTTTCTTTAGTTGAATATCTAGAAATGAAGGCAAATTTTAGTGCAGCTACTGATTGGCTACTCTCAATAAACAAACTCCCCTCTTTGTTGGAATTACATTTGTCATTGTGTGAACTCAGAAATATCCATCCCATATCTCATGTCAATTTTTCATCTCTAGAGGTACTTGATATTTCAGAGAATGATTTCCAATCTTCGTTAATACCAAATTGGATTTTCAATCTTACTGGGCTTGTGCATCTTGATCTTGGAAGAAGCTATTGCCAAGGTTCTCTTCCCAACTGTTCCAAGAGCTTACCTTCTCTAAAATACGTGGATCTTTCTCAAAGCAATCTGAATTCTTTACCAGATtggtttttcaatcttaaaaaCATGGTCCATCTTACACTTAGTGACAATGCTTTTGACGCTTCCATTATGTGCCATTTCCACAACATGACCTTTCTAAAGGATCTTGATCTTTCTGGTAATTACTTCTCTTCTACCACCCCAAGCTGTGTTTATAGTTATCACAGTCTTGAATATTTGAGCCTTCGCTTCAATGACTTGCACGGAGACATATCAAGTGCCATTGAAAATCTAACATCTTTGGCCAATCTTGACTTGTCACACAATGCTTTAGAAGGGAAAATACCAGTATCTATGGGAAACTTGTGCAATTTACAAATTATTTGGTTGAATAATAACAAACTCAAAGGAGAAATTTCAGAAGTTCTTGAAAGTTCGTTCGGTTGTGACCCAAAGAGACTTACAGTTCTGAATTTGGATGAAAATTTCTTTTCTGGTGAACTCAGAGAAGACATCATTGAGAAGTTTCAAAATCTTAGAGTTCTTTGTCTTAAAGGAAATATGCTTTCAGGTCCCATTCCTGCTTCTATTGGAAAACTATCAGCATTGGGATATCTAAGCATTGGTGGTAACCAATTCAATGGTTCTCTTCCAGAAAGCATAGGATCTTTATCTAGTTTAAATACTCTTCATATTTTTGACAATCTTTTGGAAGGTAATGTCTCTGAAATTCACTTTGTCAATTTAACAAAACTGATTGAGTTCTATGCTTCTGGAAATTCATTGATGCTAAGTGTGAAACCTGATTGGATACCACCCTTTAGAATTTCAACATTGGACTTAAGATATTGGAGCTTAGGTCCTCAATTTCCAAGGTGGCTAAAATCACAAAATAACTTTCGTCACATGGACTTGTCCCAAACTGGAATTTCAGATCCCATTCCAGCTTGGTTTTGGAACTTATCAACTAGCTTTTCCTACTTGAATCTCTCTCACAACCAAATAAATGGGCGAGTTCCTGATATGCATTTTAATTCTATTATTCCTTCAATGATATACCTGAGTTCCAATAAGTTTGAAGGCCCTTTACCTCAAATATCTTCTTTCGTTGCAGAACTAGACCTTTCTAGAAACAATCTATCAGGCGATTGGTGA
- the LOC133781577 gene encoding receptor-like protein EIX2 — translation MMMLESLDLSMNQLSGNIPPGMSSLNFLNHLNLSYNNLLGEISTSTQMQTMDASGFIGSQLCGLPLPKKCREKHETTPKVAGAEDKEEKYWFRLGIAMGFGVGFVGIVGPLLVCSFWRRAYYWFFNEYMWYKIDDCFIKVRLMLRN, via the coding sequence ATGATGATGCTGGAATCTTTAGATCTCTCAATGAACCAATTATCTGGTAACATTCCTCCAGGTATGTCAagtttaaattttttgaaccatttAAATTTGTCGTACAACAACTTGTTAGGAGAAATTTCTACAAGCACCCAAATGCAAACAATGGATGCTTCTGGTTTTATTGGGAGCCAGCTTTGTGGACTTCCACTGCCAAAAAAGTGCAGAGAAAAGCATGAAACAACACCCAAAGTTGCAGGTGCTGAAGACAAAGAAGAAAAATACTGGTTTCGATTGGGCATTGCAATGGGGTTTGGAGTTGGCTTTGTGGGCATTGTTGGTCCTTTGTTGGTTTGTAGTTTCTGGAGACGTGCTTACTATTGGTTTTTCAATGAGTACATGTGGTACAAGATTGATGATTGCTTTATTAAAGTAAGGTTAATGCTTCGAAATTAG
- the LOC133781578 gene encoding alpha,alpha-trehalose-phosphate synthase [UDP-forming] 1-like: MNLVSYEFVACQASKKGVLILSEFAGATQSLGAGAILVNPSNITEVAASIAYALNMPADEREKRHQHNFMHVTTHTSQEWVATFVSELNDTIVEAQLRTRQVPPLLPMKEAVDHYLESNNRLLILMELQIYW; encoded by the exons ATGAATCTTGTGAGTTATGAGTTTGTTGCTTGCCAAGCATCCAAGAAAGGAGTCCTCATTCTGAGTGAG TTTGCAGGTGCAACACAATCGCTCGGTGCTGGTGCCATTTTAGTAAATCCATCGAATATCACAGAAGTTGCTGCTTCCATTGCTTATGCTTTGAATATGCCAGCTGATGAAAGAGAAAAGAGACACCAGCATAATTTCATGCATGTAACAACTCATACATCTCAAGAATGGGTTGCAACCTTTGTTAG TGAACTTAATGATACTATTGTGGAAGCTCAACTGAGGACTAGGCAAGTTCCACCTCTACTTCCTATGAAAGAAGCCGTTGATCACTATTTGGAATCCAATAATAGATTGCTTATACTG atggAATTACAAATATACTGGTAG